From the genome of Actinomycetes bacterium:
TACCCATGAGTGCGACGTCCCCGGCCCAGGACAGCGCGAGCGCCCGCTGGCTGCGCCGGTCGGCGCCGACCATCAGCACGGGCATGAGCAGCGGCTTGGTCGCCCAGCGCGGGCGGTTCAGTACCGCGGCCGCCAGCACGGTGTCGGTGACCGCCAGCGCGTAGTAGACCGACCTCGCCCTCATCTCACCCCTGCCTCGCCTCAGCTCGCATGGTTCGGGGGGTCAGGGGGTGGGGAGCAGCCGGAGGGTGGCCTCGGCCGCGGCCAGCACCCGGACCCGGTCCGTGTACAGCGGGTGGTACTCCCCGGCCAGCCACTCGACGATGTTGTCGGCGTAGTGCGGGCTGGTCGGCTGCCCGGACTGCCCGGGCAGCAGCTGGCCGAGGCTACGGCTGAGGTCACCCAGGTCAGCGATGAACCGGAACGGCGGGCCGATCATCGGCAGCTCGGTGTTCTCCGGGTCATGGCTGGCGACCTGGCTGTTCCAGATCGTGTCGGCGTCGCCGCCCATCGGGTACGGCCCGCGGTTGAGCAGCCGGTCCAGCGGCCGCTGCGCGCCCAACGGGTGGCGCAGGGTCAGTGTGTGCATCCGGCCCCACGCCCAGAAGTCCACGTCCGGGCCGAGCTTCTCGGTCAGCCGGTCCACCGTCTCGCGCAGCGCGACGAGCAGCTGGTCGTCGCGGCGCTCGCCGCCGCCGAGGTCGAACCAGTGCGAGTCCGGCTGGTCGAGGACCGACTCGAGCCACTCGTGGCAGCGCTCCCCCATCAGGCTCTGCTCGGCCAGCACCGGGGTGAGCCCCTTGCCCAGGTAGTGCGCGGTCAGCGGTCCCAGCCGCGGAGTGAGCAGCCGGCAGGCGAGGGTGTTGACCAGGACCTCGTAGACCGTCGCCTCCGGCGACTCGGTGCCGAGCGTGCCGTCCCACCGGCGCATGCGGTCGAGGACGGCGCTCAGCCGGGGGTCGTCCGTCTCCAACCGGCTCAGGACGGCGGTGAACCGGCGGGCCGGCAGCGAGACCCGGTCCAGGTGCATCCGCTGGATCGTGGCGATGTCCACGACCCCGGCCTCGGCGATCAGCTGGTGGATGCGATCGGCCCGGTTGCCCGACACGAAGTCGTTGCCCAGCCAGTACGGGTAGCCCTCGTCGACGACCCGGTTGTTCGCGGTGACGATGTACCCGGTCTCCGGGTCCGCCAGGTGCGGCAGGTCCTCGTAGGGCACCGTGCCGGTCCACTCGTACTCACCGGTCCAGCCGGGCACCGGCAGCCGGCCGTCCCCCTTGGCCCGCACCGGCACGCGACCGGCGTAGGTGTAGCCGATCGAGCCGTGGACGTCGGCGTAGACGACGTTCTGCACCGGGGTGTGCCAGTCGCGCAGCCGCTCCCTCATGTCCGAACAGCTGGTCGCCTTGGTGATCGAGAACAGCACCTCGAGCATCGCGTTCGGCTCCAGGGCCGTCCACCGCAGGGCCAGCGGCTGCTCACCGGCCAGGTCGGACAGCAGGTTGATCACCGGCCCGTGCCGGGTGACCACCACCTCCTCCACGACCGGGTCGCCACCCTTGACCGCGATGGACTCCCGCCGCACCTCCGCCGGCGCCCAGCCGTCCTCGACCTCGTACTCGACGCGTCCGTCGTCGGTGCGCCGCAGTCGCTCGAGGTAGAGGTCCTGGACGTCGGCGAACCCGTTCGTGTACCCCCACGCGACCTGGCCGTTGTGTCCCGAGACCACGGCCGGCAGCCCCGGGAAGCTCACGCCGGTGACCTCGAACCCGGGCGCGGAGAGATGGTTCTCGTACCAGATGGCCGGGACGGTCAGGCCCAGGTGCATGTCGTTGGCGAACAACGGTCTCCCAGTGTTGGTCAGCCGGCCGCTGACCGCCCAGTTGTTGCTGCCGATGCCGTCGACGGCCGACGGTCCGGCCAGCTCCTGCGCGGCGTGGCTGCGGCGCACCGCGGTGCCGCCGATGCACGAGTAGTCGACGCCCTCGGGGACGATGAACGGCCGTCCCGCCGCGTACGGGGGCTCCAGCTCCGCGGCCAGCTCGGGGCCGAGCCGCTCGACGAGCTGGGCCCGCAGGATCTCGGCCTCCCAGTTCACCGACAGCGACCAGGCCATCATCTTGACCCAGGAGAAGGAGTCCACCGCCGTCCACGGCTCCGGGCGGAACCGCAGCAGGGTGAACTCCACCGGCAGCCGGCCCTCCCCGATCCGGGCGTTGACCCCCTCGGCGTACGCCTCGACCAGCGCCAGCTGCTCCGCCCCGACGAGGGCGGGCTCCTGCTCGGCCACGTGCCGCATGCTCAGGGTCCGCATCCACCGGTCCAGGGGGACGGCCACCTCGCCGAGAACCTCGGCCAGCCGGCCCGCGACCAGCCGACGGTTGAAGTCGAGCTGCCACAGCCGGTCCTGCGCGTGCACGTAGCCCTGCGCGAGGAACAGGTCGTGCAGGTCGCCGGCGTAGATGTGCGGGATGCCCCAGCGGTCCCGCACCACCTCGACCGGCGCGTGCAGCGCGGCGATCCGCAGCTCCCCCGAGGTCTTGGGCAGCGGACGGCGCAGCAGGGCGGCGTAGCCGCCGGCCGCCGCGAGGCCTCCCGCGGCCGCCGCCGCGAGCGCAGCCAGTACCGCCTGTCCCGGTCGCGATGGCGCCATCCCGGCCCACCCCCTTCGTCTCGATCATCCTGCCTCGTCTCGGCCGCGCGCACAGCGGGCCGGACGTTCTGCCCTGGGCACCGGCCGCCCCACCGACGGAGCCTGGGTGCGTCGTCGTGCGAACCTGTGCGGAGGAGGTCTCTTGGCCGCGTCCACCCGAGCCGTCCAGCGTCCCCATCGTCTGCTCACCGCGCCCGGGGTGGCACCGCCGCCCGGCGCCGCCTGCTGGCTGACCGCGGGTGCGCTGACCGTCTCGGCGGTGGTCGGCGCCGCCACGTTCTTCGTCCCGTCGGTGCTGCGCGGCCCCGCGGCCATGAACGGTTCGGCCCGCGGCACCGCGCTCGTGGTGCTGGTGCTCGGCGTGCCGCTGACCGCCGTGGCGCTCGCCTGGGCCAGGCGGGGGTCCGCCGGCGCTGTGCTCGGCTGGCTCGGCGGCCCGGGCTACCTGCTCGACAACGCGCTGATGTTCGTGTCCGCGTCCCCCATGAACAACCTCTTCTTGGGGTACGTCGCGATGCTGTCGCTGGCCTGTGGTCGGTCGTCGCCGTCCTGGTGAACACCGACGTACCCGGTCTGA
Proteins encoded in this window:
- a CDS encoding penicillin acylase family protein, whose amino-acid sequence is MAPSRPGQAVLAALAAAAAGGLAAAGGYAALLRRPLPKTSGELRIAALHAPVEVVRDRWGIPHIYAGDLHDLFLAQGYVHAQDRLWQLDFNRRLVAGRLAEVLGEVAVPLDRWMRTLSMRHVAEQEPALVGAEQLALVEAYAEGVNARIGEGRLPVEFTLLRFRPEPWTAVDSFSWVKMMAWSLSVNWEAEILRAQLVERLGPELAAELEPPYAAGRPFIVPEGVDYSCIGGTAVRRSHAAQELAGPSAVDGIGSNNWAVSGRLTNTGRPLFANDMHLGLTVPAIWYENHLSAPGFEVTGVSFPGLPAVVSGHNGQVAWGYTNGFADVQDLYLERLRRTDDGRVEYEVEDGWAPAEVRRESIAVKGGDPVVEEVVVTRHGPVINLLSDLAGEQPLALRWTALEPNAMLEVLFSITKATSCSDMRERLRDWHTPVQNVVYADVHGSIGYTYAGRVPVRAKGDGRLPVPGWTGEYEWTGTVPYEDLPHLADPETGYIVTANNRVVDEGYPYWLGNDFVSGNRADRIHQLIAEAGVVDIATIQRMHLDRVSLPARRFTAVLSRLETDDPRLSAVLDRMRRWDGTLGTESPEATVYEVLVNTLACRLLTPRLGPLTAHYLGKGLTPVLAEQSLMGERCHEWLESVLDQPDSHWFDLGGGERRDDQLLVALRETVDRLTEKLGPDVDFWAWGRMHTLTLRHPLGAQRPLDRLLNRGPYPMGGDADTIWNSQVASHDPENTELPMIGPPFRFIADLGDLSRSLGQLLPGQSGQPTSPHYADNIVEWLAGEYHPLYTDRVRVLAAAEATLRLLPTP